From Echinicola jeungdonensis, the proteins below share one genomic window:
- the rplO gene encoding 50S ribosomal protein L15, with amino-acid sequence MKLHTLKPAEGSVKNRKRIGRGPGSGRGGTSTRGHKGAKSRSGYSYKLGFEGGQMPLQRRVPKFGFKSLNRIETKPINLDALQELADKLKVEEISVETLVENGLVSKKDVVKVLGRGELTAKLNVSAHYFSASAVEAIEKVGGTVNKI; translated from the coding sequence ATGAAACTACATACTTTAAAACCTGCTGAAGGTTCTGTAAAGAACCGAAAAAGAATTGGCCGAGGTCCAGGATCCGGTAGAGGTGGAACTTCTACCCGAGGTCATAAAGGAGCCAAATCCAGATCAGGATATTCTTATAAACTTGGATTTGAAGGTGGGCAGATGCCTCTTCAAAGAAGAGTTCCTAAATTTGGTTTTAAAAGCTTAAACCGCATTGAAACTAAACCTATCAATTTGGATGCTCTACAGGAACTCGCTGATAAACTTAAGGTTGAGGAAATTTCTGTAGAAACCCTGGTAGAAAATGGATTGGTTTCCAAAAAAGATGTTGTAAAAGTCCTAGGAAGAGGCGAACTTACGGCCAAATTAAACGTAAGTGCCCATTATTTCTCTGCATCCGCAGTAGAAGCAATTGAGAAAGTGGGTGGCACTGTTAACAAGATATAA
- the rpmD gene encoding 50S ribosomal protein L30, translated as MAKVKITQIKSTISRPKDQKATIQALGLGKINKFVEVDDTPQIAGMIRKVSHLVKVEEA; from the coding sequence ATGGCAAAGGTAAAAATAACACAGATCAAAAGCACTATTAGTCGGCCAAAAGACCAGAAAGCTACTATTCAGGCTTTAGGACTTGGTAAGATCAATAAATTTGTGGAAGTAGATGATACTCCACAAATTGCCGGAATGATAAGAAAAGTTAGTCACCTTGTAAAAGTGGAGGAAGCCTAA